One window of the Candidatus Zixiibacteriota bacterium genome contains the following:
- the trpC gene encoding indole-3-glycerol phosphate synthase TrpC: MSESILRQICEAKKIEIERQKALLPLDVLKNLQIKEPRISFKDALSNSHRNDVRIIAEIKKASPSRGVFVEDFDPARYARQYKEGGASAISVLTEQNFFLGNHDYLAAAKRASGLPILCKDFIIDTYQVYFARHMGADAILLIAALLPVETMKEYLKLAKELDIDCLVEAHNEEELAVAISAGADIIGINNRNLNDFSVSLETAEGLSSIIPESVVRVAESGLFAHKDISRLQKSGYNNFLIGESLMTSDDPVSLLHELRGLA; this comes from the coding sequence GTGAGCGAAAGTATCCTTCGGCAGATATGCGAGGCGAAGAAAATTGAGATTGAACGTCAGAAAGCGCTTTTGCCGCTTGATGTGCTCAAGAATCTTCAAATTAAAGAACCTCGTATTTCCTTCAAAGACGCCCTGAGCAATTCTCATAGAAATGATGTACGAATTATTGCTGAAATTAAAAAGGCATCCCCCTCAAGAGGAGTGTTTGTTGAGGATTTTGATCCGGCGCGATACGCACGACAATATAAGGAGGGCGGGGCTTCAGCAATTTCTGTCTTGACAGAGCAAAACTTCTTTCTTGGTAATCATGATTATCTTGCGGCAGCGAAACGAGCATCGGGGTTGCCTATTCTGTGTAAGGATTTTATTATTGACACATATCAGGTATATTTCGCGAGACATATGGGCGCAGATGCTATATTACTTATTGCCGCCTTGCTCCCGGTAGAGACTATGAAGGAATATCTGAAATTGGCTAAAGAACTTGATATTGATTGTCTTGTCGAAGCTCATAACGAAGAGGAGCTTGCTGTGGCGATTTCTGCAGGTGCCGATATCATTGGAATAAACAATCGCAATCTCAACGATTTCTCGGTGTCGCTTGAGACTGCGGAAGGACTCTCTTCGATAATTCCGGAATCCGTTGTCCGTGTGGCAGAATCCGGACTTTTTGCGCATAAGGACATATCGCGGCTCCAGAAATCAGGCTATAATAACTTTCTCATCGGTGAGTCGCTCATGACATCAGATGATCCGGTTTCGCTTCTCCATGAATTGAGGGGCTTGGCTTGA
- a CDS encoding MFS transporter — MPTNIQGKSKRHQTHVGATSTFREYLSHVKMFSRNARLFLLGSFLMGVNFEVFQLLLNLYLRERGISEGEIGNVIAGRAGGIALMAIPVALLLAWVRLKPILMASCVVFAGFSLLLIHQSQLFFFVCFSFLAGCAYTFFRVASAPFYMRNSTPKERTYLFSAGFAVLLLSGMAGAIGAGTLVTVLGDYTGDILLGYRYTMILGVMTGLTALIPFSMIKAKALTDDVEPIRISIKQLKERGNFYFKIIFARFLVGVGAGMIIPFLNLYFRDRFGLSPKVIGLFYALVTASMFIGTLAGPLLTRRFGLVRTIVMTELLSIPFMLILAFTDYLPLALIAFVARGGLMNLGVPIGTNFAMELAEKNEQGFVNSLLMISWTGSWMLSAIVGGQMIEEYGYAPTLCIAAGLYMVSSFLYYRYFKDVEVKREDSHGWYIPEGVQV, encoded by the coding sequence ATGCCAACTAATATTCAGGGTAAATCCAAGCGGCATCAGACACACGTTGGGGCTACAAGTACATTCAGAGAATATTTATCCCATGTCAAAATGTTCTCCCGCAATGCGCGGTTATTCCTGCTTGGTTCGTTTCTCATGGGCGTTAATTTTGAAGTGTTTCAACTCTTGCTGAATTTGTATTTAAGAGAGCGCGGAATAAGTGAAGGAGAGATTGGGAATGTGATTGCCGGACGAGCGGGGGGCATAGCCCTTATGGCTATCCCCGTCGCTTTGCTTCTTGCGTGGGTTAGATTGAAACCGATTTTGATGGCCAGCTGTGTTGTTTTTGCGGGATTCAGTCTTCTGCTGATTCACCAGAGCCAACTGTTCTTTTTTGTCTGCTTTTCGTTTCTCGCAGGCTGTGCATATACCTTCTTCAGGGTTGCTTCGGCTCCGTTTTATATGAGGAATTCGACTCCAAAGGAGCGGACATATCTTTTCTCAGCAGGATTTGCGGTTCTTCTGCTTTCGGGAATGGCGGGCGCAATCGGGGCAGGCACATTGGTGACAGTACTGGGTGATTACACCGGAGACATTCTCTTGGGATACCGATACACGATGATCCTCGGTGTAATGACTGGGCTTACCGCGCTTATTCCGTTTTCAATGATAAAGGCAAAAGCGCTAACGGACGACGTCGAACCGATACGGATTTCTATCAAACAGCTTAAGGAACGCGGTAACTTCTATTTTAAGATTATCTTTGCCCGCTTTCTGGTCGGAGTTGGGGCTGGAATGATAATTCCCTTTCTCAATCTTTACTTTCGGGACAGATTTGGATTGTCTCCCAAAGTGATTGGTCTGTTTTACGCCCTTGTCACTGCCTCAATGTTTATTGGGACTTTGGCAGGACCGCTCCTTACTCGACGGTTTGGACTCGTCAGGACGATCGTCATGACCGAGCTGTTGTCTATTCCCTTTATGCTTATATTGGCATTCACCGATTACCTGCCACTTGCGCTGATTGCATTTGTTGCTCGAGGAGGACTTATGAATTTGGGAGTTCCGATTGGAACTAATTTCGCCATGGAATTGGCAGAGAAAAACGAGCAGGGCTTTGTGAACAGCCTGCTCATGATTTCTTGGACGGGGTCATGGATGCTTTCGGCAATCGTCGGCGGGCAGATGATTGAAGAATATGGTTATGCTCCGACGCTCTGTATCGCCGCAGGTCTTTATATGGTATCGTCGTTTCTATACTATCGCTATTTTAAAGATGTTGAGGTCAAACGAGAAGATTCCCACGGTTGGTATATCCCCGAAGGAGTTCAGGTGTGA
- the trpD gene encoding anthranilate phosphoribosyltransferase, with amino-acid sequence MIDSLIQKISGKENLTRAEAAWGMDEIMSGTSSHSQIAQFLIGLKEKGEAVTEVAGFVDSMRRHALRLTLSDSNAVDGCGTGGDGSHSFNISTAAALVAASAGATVAKHGNRSVSSKCGSADLLEATGMAIDPGEKRVLRSIEELKFGFMFAPRFHPAMKHATAVRKELGVRTVFNILGPMTNPAGVTRQIIGVYDRSLMPLIADVMELTGSKHVLVLHGRDGLDEFSVSAITDYIEIKDGKRNSASIEPTDAGLIMYPKGALAGGDASANLSILEDVLNGKKSACRDAAIFNAGAMLYVAGHADSIGDGTGRASEAIDSGDAREKLNAVVAESVRVDAN; translated from the coding sequence ATGATTGATTCGTTGATTCAGAAAATTTCTGGCAAGGAGAATCTCACTCGAGCCGAAGCGGCGTGGGGCATGGACGAAATCATGTCCGGCACGAGCAGCCACAGTCAGATAGCTCAGTTTCTTATTGGACTGAAGGAAAAAGGGGAGGCTGTGACTGAGGTCGCCGGATTTGTCGATTCAATGAGGAGGCATGCCTTGCGATTGACCCTCTCAGATAGTAATGCGGTTGACGGCTGCGGAACCGGCGGCGACGGCTCTCATAGTTTTAATATCTCTACAGCGGCTGCTCTGGTTGCGGCGTCGGCTGGAGCGACAGTCGCCAAGCACGGAAATCGTTCAGTCAGTTCAAAATGCGGTTCGGCTGATCTGCTTGAGGCAACCGGGATGGCTATTGACCCGGGAGAAAAGCGTGTATTGCGATCAATCGAGGAACTCAAATTCGGATTCATGTTCGCTCCGCGTTTCCATCCGGCAATGAAACATGCTACTGCTGTTCGTAAAGAACTCGGTGTTCGCACGGTATTTAATATTCTTGGTCCGATGACGAACCCGGCCGGGGTCACACGCCAGATTATCGGTGTGTATGATAGATCATTAATGCCATTGATAGCCGATGTTATGGAATTGACTGGTTCTAAGCACGTGTTGGTCCTCCATGGGCGCGATGGACTTGATGAGTTTTCAGTCTCCGCAATTACAGATTATATTGAAATCAAAGATGGAAAGCGCAATTCGGCATCGATAGAGCCAACGGACGCCGGTCTGATCATGTACCCAAAAGGCGCGTTGGCCGGCGGAGATGCGTCGGCGAATCTTTCTATTCTTGAAGATGTTCTGAATGGAAAGAAGAGCGCATGTCGTGATGCTGCCATATTCAATGCTGGAGCAATGTTATATGTGGCCGGACATGCAGACAGTATCGGAGATGGAACCGGGCGGGCATCGGAGGCAATTGACAGCGGTGATGCACGAGAAAAACTCAACGCGGTGGTAGCCGAGTCAGTGCGGGTAGATGCCAACTAA
- a CDS encoding aminodeoxychorismate/anthranilate synthase component II, which yields MILMLDNYDSFTYNIVQYLCELGAELTVIRNDAETTESLMAMNPSGIVLSPGPGRPENAGVMNELITKVDGNIPILGVCLGHQALGQVYGGSIVYAPTLMHGKTSQIEHDGAALFKDIPSPFTATRYHSLMIEPSTLPKCFRTTAWTDDSVIMGLQHRSLPLYGVQFHPESIMTPHGKAILNNFLKTL from the coding sequence ATGATTCTTATGCTCGATAACTATGACTCGTTTACTTATAACATTGTGCAATATTTGTGCGAGTTGGGGGCAGAATTGACTGTCATTCGCAACGATGCCGAGACGACTGAATCTTTAATGGCCATGAATCCTTCGGGAATTGTTTTGTCGCCGGGTCCCGGAAGACCGGAGAACGCTGGTGTTATGAACGAGCTCATAACCAAGGTCGATGGCAATATCCCAATCCTCGGCGTTTGTCTGGGACATCAGGCGCTTGGACAAGTGTATGGCGGTTCGATTGTGTATGCGCCAACCCTCATGCATGGCAAGACATCGCAGATCGAGCACGATGGCGCAGCGCTCTTCAAAGATATTCCCTCGCCATTTACGGCCACACGTTATCATTCTCTGATGATAGAGCCGTCGACATTGCCGAAGTGCTTCCGAACAACTGCCTGGACTGACGACAGTGTCATTATGGGGTTACAACATCGAAGTCTGCCTCTGTATGGCGTTCAATTTCATCCGGAGTCGATCATGACACCTCATGGCAAAGCAATCCTGAACAATTTCCTCAAGACTCTTTGA
- a CDS encoding PLP-dependent aminotransferase family protein, protein MTAFINGKSAADWKLTDIVNNLEPSAIREILKIASDPDVISFAGGLPAPEMFPLTDMSRIMPEVLSKYGSTSLQYSLTRGILPLREQIASRATARGSATKVENILITSGSQQGLQLIARAFINPGDYVLTGNPSYIGALQVFSYYDARYCTVDLDENGMNIEKVEEQINKCNPKFIYTIPDFQNPTGTSLSLERRYQLVEVAAKYNIPIVDDSPYGDLRFKGDRVPSIKSIGGDGVIALRTFSKLVVPGLRIGWINAHNSLLIPLERVKQATDLHSNTFGQYVLYEFVHQGLLEPHVQKICRDYKAKRDLMLRTMDETFSKSIKWTKPDGGLFLWVELPKGISTRELLVKALEKKIAYVPGQPFFPNKEGDNTLRLNFSNSTPEKIVMGITRLADLFNTAISNN, encoded by the coding sequence ATGACAGCATTCATAAACGGAAAATCGGCCGCGGATTGGAAGTTAACAGATATTGTTAATAATCTTGAGCCGTCGGCCATTCGCGAGATACTGAAAATAGCTTCAGATCCCGATGTTATCTCGTTCGCGGGCGGCCTTCCAGCACCAGAAATGTTTCCACTCACCGATATGAGCCGGATTATGCCGGAGGTGTTGAGTAAGTATGGATCGACAAGTTTGCAGTATTCTTTGACCAGGGGGATATTGCCGCTTCGTGAACAAATAGCCTCACGAGCAACTGCCCGCGGATCGGCCACCAAAGTAGAGAACATACTTATAACATCAGGCTCTCAGCAGGGCCTTCAACTCATTGCCCGTGCTTTCATTAATCCCGGAGATTATGTGCTGACCGGCAATCCTTCGTATATCGGCGCGCTTCAGGTATTCAGCTATTACGATGCCAGATACTGCACGGTTGATCTTGATGAAAATGGTATGAACATTGAAAAGGTTGAAGAGCAGATTAATAAATGCAATCCAAAATTCATATATACAATTCCTGATTTTCAAAATCCCACAGGCACGTCGCTCTCTCTTGAGCGGCGCTATCAACTAGTTGAAGTTGCCGCCAAATACAACATACCGATTGTCGATGACAGTCCATACGGTGATCTCCGCTTCAAGGGTGATCGTGTTCCGTCGATAAAGTCTATTGGCGGTGATGGTGTGATAGCCCTTCGCACATTTTCTAAGCTTGTTGTGCCGGGCCTGCGCATCGGTTGGATAAATGCGCATAATTCGCTCTTGATCCCACTGGAGCGGGTGAAGCAGGCGACCGATCTTCACAGCAATACATTCGGACAGTATGTGCTCTATGAGTTTGTTCATCAAGGACTGCTTGAGCCCCATGTACAAAAGATTTGCCGCGACTATAAAGCCAAACGAGACCTGATGTTGAGAACAATGGATGAAACGTTTTCCAAATCCATCAAATGGACGAAACCAGACGGCGGGCTGTTCCTCTGGGTGGAATTGCCGAAAGGGATTTCGACACGGGAGCTTCTTGTAAAGGCCCTTGAGAAGAAAATTGCCTATGTGCCGGGGCAGCCCTTTTTCCCGAATAAAGAGGGGGACAACACGCTTCGCTTGAACTTCTCAAATTCAACGCCTGAGAAAATAGTCATGGGCATTACCCGATTAGCCGACCTCTTCAACACTGCGATTTCGAATAATTGA
- the trpB gene encoding tryptophan synthase subunit beta yields the protein MPDKRGRFGAYGGQYVPETVMFALQELEQAYTKIKKSKAFQSELKGHLADFVGRPTPLYFAERLTKHIGGPKIYFKREDLNHTGAHKINNTVGQILLARQMKKKRIIAETGAGQHGLATATVCARFGFECVVYMGAEDVVRQASNVEKMRLLGATVIPVTSGSQTLKDATNEAMRDWVTNIQNTFYIIGSAVGPHPYPMIVRDFQSVIGRETKLQAKKLWSKLPDVVIACVGGGSNAIGIFDEFLGDTSVRLIGVEAAGHGLESGKHAATLTKGKPGVLHGSLSYLVFDTHGQITLPHSISAGLDYPGVGPQHSYLKDSKRVVYVSATDKEAMSALRLVTKLEGILPALETSHALAHLINNPAKFSNRQRVVVCLSGRGDKDLPIILKEKPVKK from the coding sequence ATGCCTGACAAGCGAGGCCGTTTCGGGGCATACGGCGGCCAATATGTTCCGGAGACAGTCATGTTCGCGCTGCAGGAACTTGAGCAAGCGTACACTAAGATCAAAAAGAGCAAAGCTTTTCAAAGTGAACTTAAGGGGCATCTGGCTGACTTTGTCGGAAGGCCGACACCGCTCTATTTTGCCGAACGTCTGACCAAACATATAGGCGGTCCGAAGATTTACTTCAAACGCGAAGATCTCAATCATACCGGGGCGCACAAAATCAATAATACAGTCGGGCAGATTCTTCTCGCGCGGCAGATGAAGAAGAAGAGAATAATCGCCGAGACCGGCGCTGGTCAACATGGACTTGCGACCGCTACCGTCTGCGCCCGCTTTGGATTTGAGTGTGTGGTCTATATGGGGGCTGAGGATGTTGTCAGGCAGGCATCCAATGTCGAGAAGATGCGACTTTTGGGAGCGACCGTTATTCCGGTGACTTCCGGTTCGCAGACGCTCAAAGATGCCACGAACGAAGCAATGCGTGACTGGGTAACAAATATTCAGAACACTTTTTATATTATCGGATCGGCTGTTGGCCCGCATCCCTATCCAATGATAGTTCGAGACTTCCAATCGGTGATTGGCCGAGAGACAAAATTACAGGCAAAAAAACTGTGGTCGAAACTACCCGATGTAGTTATCGCCTGTGTCGGAGGCGGATCGAATGCCATCGGAATCTTTGATGAGTTTCTTGGTGACACGTCTGTCAGATTGATTGGTGTCGAAGCTGCGGGTCATGGCCTCGAAAGTGGAAAGCATGCCGCCACGCTTACAAAAGGGAAGCCGGGCGTTCTGCATGGCTCGCTCAGCTATCTTGTGTTCGACACGCACGGACAGATAACACTGCCACATTCAATTTCTGCGGGACTTGATTATCCGGGGGTTGGACCTCAGCATTCGTACCTCAAGGATTCCAAGCGTGTGGTCTATGTTTCAGCTACTGATAAAGAAGCAATGTCTGCGCTCAGACTTGTGACAAAACTTGAGGGGATTCTTCCGGCGCTTGAGACCTCGCATGCCCTGGCACATCTTATCAACAACCCTGCTAAATTCAGCAACAGGCAAAGAGTGGTGGTATGTCTCTCCGGACGAGGTGACAAGGACCTCCCGATAATTCTCAAAGAAAAGCCCGTCAAAAAATGA
- the trpE gene encoding anthranilate synthase component I, with protein sequence MLSFSEVRKLNKTANVIPLFVRIPSDLETPVSAFIKLSKGKTESFLLESIEGGEKLARYSFLGFDPYLKIEGSKDEVVVFKDKERQIIAMPTIIFLKELFAVYKPAKVEGLPRFTGGGVGYFSYDAIRWIERLPSSNDDEIGLPVCRFCFYHNILVFDHLKQELLIIANILNEKNASGLQHKYKKAVEIIGQTVRGLAAPLRLPKGAKQKAKVSLTSLCGKPEFTRMVKKAQSYIKEGDIFQVVLSRRWRITSGESPISVYRRLRRINPSPYMFLLNFGSCSIIGSSPEMMVRIENDLIETRPIAGTRKRGKNQSEDEKNIADLLADPKELAEHTMLLDLGRNDVGRVSVPGSVQVKERMTIEKYSHVIHIVSSVVGKLQKEYSPIDGHFACFPAGTVSGAPKIRAMEIIDELEGQRRGVYAGSIAYLDFWGNLDSCIAIRTIVKNKEAYYVQAGAGIVADSNPSREFLETEAKAQGVIQAIVGDVSK encoded by the coding sequence ATGCTTAGTTTTTCAGAAGTGCGAAAACTTAATAAAACGGCGAATGTGATTCCGCTGTTTGTTCGCATTCCATCGGATTTGGAAACGCCGGTCTCGGCATTTATCAAACTCAGCAAAGGGAAGACAGAGTCGTTTCTCCTTGAATCGATTGAAGGCGGCGAAAAACTTGCTCGCTATTCTTTTCTCGGTTTTGACCCTTATCTCAAAATTGAAGGGAGCAAAGACGAAGTTGTTGTTTTCAAGGACAAGGAGCGTCAGATAATAGCTATGCCGACCATTATATTTCTTAAAGAACTTTTTGCGGTCTATAAACCGGCAAAAGTCGAAGGACTTCCTCGTTTTACCGGAGGAGGGGTTGGCTATTTTTCATACGATGCCATACGATGGATTGAGCGGCTTCCAAGCAGCAATGACGACGAAATAGGTTTGCCGGTGTGCCGTTTCTGTTTTTATCATAATATCCTGGTCTTTGACCATCTCAAACAAGAGCTGTTGATTATTGCAAATATACTCAATGAAAAGAATGCGTCGGGCTTGCAACATAAATATAAGAAGGCGGTGGAAATAATAGGGCAGACTGTCAGAGGTCTTGCGGCCCCGCTTCGCTTGCCGAAAGGGGCCAAGCAAAAAGCGAAAGTGTCGCTGACTTCGCTCTGCGGAAAACCAGAGTTTACCAGAATGGTGAAGAAGGCACAATCGTATATCAAAGAAGGAGACATCTTTCAGGTTGTTCTTTCTCGCCGATGGAGAATTACAAGCGGTGAATCTCCAATTTCCGTCTATCGAAGACTTCGTCGCATCAACCCTTCGCCTTACATGTTCCTGCTCAATTTTGGATCGTGTTCAATCATAGGTTCCTCGCCGGAGATGATGGTTCGTATAGAGAATGACCTCATTGAAACACGGCCAATTGCTGGGACTCGAAAACGAGGTAAGAATCAATCTGAAGATGAAAAAAACATCGCCGATTTGCTTGCCGATCCAAAAGAACTTGCCGAGCACACGATGTTGCTCGACCTCGGCCGAAACGATGTCGGCAGGGTGAGTGTTCCTGGAAGTGTGCAAGTCAAGGAGCGGATGACTATTGAAAAATATTCGCACGTCATCCATATCGTGTCATCAGTTGTAGGTAAACTTCAAAAAGAATACTCGCCGATTGACGGCCATTTTGCCTGTTTTCCGGCTGGAACAGTGTCCGGAGCTCCGAAAATCAGAGCTATGGAAATTATTGATGAACTCGAAGGCCAACGAAGAGGCGTCTACGCCGGATCCATTGCCTATCTTGACTTCTGGGGGAACCTTGATTCATGTATAGCGATTCGAACTATAGTGAAAAATAAAGAGGCGTATTATGTTCAGGCCGGAGCCGGAATTGTGGCAGATTCCAATCCAAGTCGAGAGTTTCTGGAAACAGAAGCCAAGGCGCAGGGTGTCATCCAAGCGATCGTTGGGGACGTTTCTAAATGA
- a CDS encoding phosphoribosylanthranilate isomerase: protein MKRFKVKICGMKDVALVSYAIELGADLIGIILFNRSPRFVSQKQAKEIVRSLQPVIQSVGVFVNEETETILRLRDKLRFDFAQIHGLRDNSTIRTLQRNGLKVIESFTVRTKKDFLTIAESEAEIIMLDNTSEEKHGGTGKPFDWRLRPAAPLRNLMVAGGIDADNVAKAVKAYCPMIVDVNSGVESSLGVKSQKKLKQFFTQCNAIRYGK, encoded by the coding sequence TTGAAACGGTTTAAAGTCAAGATCTGTGGGATGAAGGATGTGGCTCTTGTGAGTTATGCGATTGAACTTGGAGCCGATCTTATCGGCATCATCTTATTTAATCGCTCGCCTCGCTTCGTTTCTCAAAAGCAAGCAAAGGAGATTGTCCGTTCCCTGCAGCCCGTTATTCAAAGTGTAGGGGTATTTGTAAATGAAGAAACGGAGACTATATTACGGCTCAGAGATAAGTTGCGGTTTGATTTTGCGCAGATACATGGTTTACGTGACAACTCGACCATTCGTACGCTGCAGCGAAATGGGCTGAAAGTGATTGAGTCGTTTACCGTTCGGACCAAGAAAGACTTTTTGACAATAGCCGAAAGTGAAGCTGAAATAATAATGCTTGATAATACATCAGAGGAAAAACATGGAGGTACGGGGAAACCTTTTGATTGGAGGCTTAGGCCCGCAGCCCCACTGCGGAATCTTATGGTAGCCGGCGGAATCGATGCCGATAACGTTGCAAAAGCAGTTAAGGCTTATTGTCCCATGATAGTCGATGTGAACTCCGGGGTGGAAAGTTCGCTGGGTGTCAAATCACAGAAAAAGCTTAAACAATTTTTCACCCAGTGTAATGCGATACGTTATGGCAAATAA
- the dapF gene encoding diaminopimelate epimerase, with amino-acid sequence MKAHFHKYHALENDFLVIESNQTRIDKIKIGGIARLLCDRHKGVGADGVVYLSPSKTADIKADIFNADGTWAEKSGNGLRIAGCFLALKYSRTKKFTIQTATTTDSVVVGKNIGRSQIVEAGIGEPSFETKSLPMRIKERYFINKTLAIGRTRVPVTCLSVGNPHCIVHCDAIPSGWKELGSDIESSSYFPHGTNVEFVRKINRKKIEVKEWERGVGETESSGTGAAASVCALVMLGLIERKCEVQFQTGTLMVEWSADDNIVRIKGPVSFIAQGTAEI; translated from the coding sequence GTGAAGGCTCACTTTCATAAATACCATGCTCTTGAAAACGATTTTTTGGTTATCGAGTCAAATCAGACGAGGATCGATAAGATTAAAATCGGCGGTATTGCCAGACTTCTCTGTGATCGCCACAAAGGTGTGGGGGCAGACGGCGTTGTGTATCTTTCGCCAAGTAAAACGGCCGATATCAAAGCCGACATATTCAACGCTGATGGGACATGGGCTGAAAAGTCAGGAAATGGTCTTCGCATAGCCGGCTGTTTTCTGGCTCTGAAATATTCGCGTACAAAGAAGTTCACGATTCAGACCGCTACGACAACTGATAGTGTCGTAGTTGGTAAGAATATTGGACGATCACAAATAGTCGAGGCTGGGATAGGCGAGCCGTCGTTTGAGACCAAATCGCTGCCGATGAGAATCAAAGAGCGGTACTTTATAAACAAAACGTTGGCTATTGGCCGCACACGAGTACCAGTTACTTGTTTGTCGGTTGGGAACCCGCACTGCATTGTTCACTGTGATGCTATTCCATCGGGCTGGAAAGAGTTGGGCTCGGACATCGAGAGTTCGAGCTACTTTCCCCACGGCACGAATGTCGAATTCGTCCGAAAGATCAACCGAAAGAAAATTGAAGTGAAAGAATGGGAACGTGGAGTCGGAGAGACCGAGTCATCGGGAACCGGAGCCGCTGCTTCAGTCTGCGCTCTGGTCATGCTCGGATTGATTGAGAGGAAATGCGAAGTGCAGTTTCAAACGGGTACGCTTATGGTTGAATGGAGCGCCGATGACAATATCGTGCGCATAAAGGGGCCAGTGTCTTTTATTGCCCAAGGAACAGCCGAAATCTGA
- the trpA gene encoding tryptophan synthase subunit alpha, whose translation MTKIGHLLNNRGKRKLLVPFFTVGYPTRAQSLDLVYEAVDTGADIIELGVPFSDPLADGSSVQYSSQVALKNNISLMSILADVSKLRRKINLPLVLMGYYNPILAFGLKRFCMECSNAGVDGLIIPDLPVEESGELRQAVGKASLSSIFLVAPTSSKERIKLIDRSSTDFVYAVTVAGVTGARSKFSAETESYLKKLKKDLIKPFVAGFGVSTPETARLMTRYSDGVVIGSALIERIRNDNSFAGGRKAVGQLLRSLRRAID comes from the coding sequence ATGACCAAAATCGGCCATCTCCTCAATAATCGCGGCAAGCGAAAATTGCTTGTTCCGTTCTTTACCGTAGGATACCCAACCCGGGCGCAATCTCTCGATTTGGTATACGAGGCCGTAGATACCGGCGCGGACATAATAGAATTGGGCGTCCCGTTTTCAGATCCTTTGGCCGATGGGTCATCGGTGCAGTATTCATCACAGGTAGCATTGAAAAATAATATCAGCTTAATGAGTATCCTAGCTGATGTCAGTAAATTAAGAAGAAAGATCAATCTTCCGCTTGTGCTTATGGGCTACTACAACCCGATTTTAGCTTTTGGACTGAAGCGATTTTGTATGGAATGTTCAAATGCTGGTGTAGATGGGTTAATCATACCGGATTTACCAGTAGAAGAAAGTGGTGAACTGAGACAGGCAGTTGGGAAGGCTTCGCTCAGCTCCATATTTTTAGTGGCTCCGACATCCTCAAAAGAGAGAATTAAATTGATTGACCGATCATCGACTGATTTTGTCTATGCGGTGACAGTCGCTGGTGTGACTGGAGCCAGATCGAAATTTAGCGCGGAGACGGAGTCTTACTTGAAAAAGCTCAAAAAGGACCTAATCAAGCCGTTTGTTGCGGGTTTTGGCGTTTCGACACCTGAGACCGCCCGTCTCATGACTCGCTACAGCGACGGCGTTGTGATTGGCTCGGCATTAATTGAGCGGATTCGCAATGATAACTCGTTCGCCGGAGGGCGAAAAGCGGTCGGACAACTGCTTCGTTCATTACGCAGGGCTATTGATTGA